The window GGCCTTCACGCGGTTCTCGTACCCGGCGTAGGAGTGCACGACGTACCACTCGCCGAACTGGCCGGCGAGCATGTCCTTGAACTCCTGGACCGGGTCACCTGCGGGTGCGTCGACGGGCTCGGCGACCTCGGTCGCGTCGGCCGGCTGCTCCTCGGGCGCGGTGTCGTCGGCGGGGGCCGCCTCGTCCTGCTCGTCCTCGACCTGCTCGTCGGTGGTCACGGGGGCGTCGTCAGTGGCCTCGGGCGCGGCAGCCTCGCCGGCGAGGCCCTCCTCGAGCACGTCGGAGGAGCCGTCGACGGACGTCGGCTCCGTCTCGGGCTCGGCGTTCTCGGTGGTCCACTGGTCGGACACGCTGATGACCTACTTCCTTCTGGGTGACCCGGGCGTGGCCCGGGCGAGTGCGGCAGGGCGGGGACTAGCCGCCGAAGACCCACAGGACGAGCTTGGTGAAGCCGAAGTCGATCGACGACACCAGCGCCATGATCACCGTCACGAACACGATCACGACGATCGTGTAGTTGACGAGCTCGGAGCGCGTCGGCCGGACGACCTTGCGCAGCTCGTCGAGGATCTGGCTGACGAACAGCGACACCGCCCGGAAGAACCGCGAGACGGGGTTGCCGCCGCCCTTGCCGCCCTTGCGGCTGGTACGACCCGAGCCGCGGGTGCCCGCGCTCACATCCGTCACGACGACTGCTCTCCCTGGGGTGTGCCGCGCCGCCGGCTGACGTCACGGGTCCTGCTGTGCGCAGGGCAGGAGGGACTCGAACCCCCAACCGCCGGTTTTGGAGACCGGTGCTCTACCAATTGAGCCACTGCCCTACGGGAGCCCCGGTGGGGCGGTGCTCCCGCTGGTCGACGGCGACCGGGTTCCGGGCACGCCGGAAGCATGGTCGAAGTCAACCGAGGAGCAAGCATACGTGAGGCGCGGGGCCGAACGCGAACTCGCCCCGGGCGGCCCCGCCGCCCTGCTCCGCGAGCCGCCCACCCCGGCCGCACCACGGGTGACCGGCGTCCGGACGCCGCCGCGCGGCATACGGGCCCTCTGGGACCATGGGGCACGTGACCGAGCAGA is drawn from Phycicoccus sp. M110.8 and contains these coding sequences:
- the secE gene encoding preprotein translocase subunit SecE, whose translation is MTDVSAGTRGSGRTSRKGGKGGGNPVSRFFRAVSLFVSQILDELRKVVRPTRSELVNYTIVVIVFVTVIMALVSSIDFGFTKLVLWVFGG